In the genome of Oncorhynchus clarkii lewisi isolate Uvic-CL-2024 unplaced genomic scaffold, UVic_Ocla_1.0 unplaced_contig_390_pilon_pilon, whole genome shotgun sequence, the window agatttctctcctgtgtgtgttctcttgtgcactgtcagatctccagatcgactaaaactcctcccgcattgaccacagctataaggtttctctcctgtgtgtgttctctggtgttgagtcagatgGCAAGtttgaacaaaactcttcccacattgatcacagctataaggtttctctcctgtgtgtattctcttgtgcatGGTCAGAACTCCAGATCGACTAAAActactcccacattgaccacagctataaggtttctctcctgtgtgtgttctctggtgtagagtcagactgccagatgaagtaaaactcttcccacattgatcacagctataaggtttctctcctgcgtgtgttctcttgtgcactgtcagaactccagatcgactaaaactcctcccacattgaccacagctgtaaggtttctctaccgtgtgtgttctctggtgtcgagtcagactgccagatgtagtaaaactcttcccacattgatcacagctataaggtttctctcctgcgtgtgttctcttgtgcactgtcagaacttcagatcgactaaaactcctcccacattgaccacagctgtaaggtttctctcctgtgtgtgttctctggtgtagagtcaggttgccagatgtagcaaatctcttcccacattgatcacagctataaggtttctctcctgtgtgtattctcttgtgcactgtcagatctccagatgaagtaaatctcttcccacattgatcacagctataagatttctctcctgtgtgtgttctctggtgttgagtcagattGCCAGATgaagcaaatctcttcccacattgattacagctataaggtttctctcctgtgtgtgttctctggtgttgagtcagatgGCAAGCATAAACAAAACTCTGCCCACAATGATCACAGCTATAACGTTTCTctcttgtgtgtgttctctggtgtactttCAGAGAGATTAATGTTGTAAAACTCCTCcaacattgaccacagctataagatttctctcctgtgtgtattctctgatgAATTGTAATGCCCGAtgaggtgaatctcttcccacagtcagagcagcagtgagttctctTCACTGTGGGTCTCTGCAGGTGTTTATTGAggagttctgatctggagagacccttctctccctcttcagcatcatgaggttgttgaggctccccagaggatccacgatagtcccgtatctctcctgtgtgaacaacaaagtcagacagatgattaaaggcccacaacagcagaagtccactgtaaaaggtgatgccaacagcGTAGCTATGATGTTGTACAGCAATTgacgtctgtaatgaatgttaacattatttgacaattgtcttaaaatTAGCAAGAAAAGTCATATTTtttcttgttttcacattagtagtaaaatcgatgattgtaggctagaaataggatattcatgttgttgaaactctAAACAGTGTGCCAGACGACTTTTGTTCTCCAAGGCCCCCttctgtgtttgctaaaattgTGGGACGAGGGCAATTTgattgcagaaactcctccctgctaatgaggaaaccgataATTATGGATGTACTATATCTGCCTGGAAcaaaaatggtgagcaaagattttagtttttcacaatgtattctgcatttgggtgttgtcaataaagttacgatttaattttttatttaacctttatttaaccaggtagaccagtgagatatacttcctgtactacctgctggagcgcgtgctatgggtgggtgttgctatggtgaccagtgagccgaGTTAAGGcggcctagcaaagacttatagatgacctggagccagcgggtttggcgacaaatatgtgatagcaaactggatgcagtctgagtagagtgttggaggctattttgtaaatgatatcgccgaagttaaggataggtaggatagtcagttttacgagggtatgtttggcagcgtgagtgaaggaggctttgtttcaAAATAGGAAGCAAATTGTAGATGCTTAAtaggagtctggaaggagagtttacagtctaaccagatacctaggtattagtagttgtccacatattctaaatcagaaccgtccagagtagtgatgctagtcgggcgggcggttgcgggcagcgatcggttgaagagcatgcatttagtttaacttgcgtttaaaagcagttggaggccacagaaggagtgttgtatggcattgaagcttgtttgggggtttgttaacacattgtccaaagaagggccagatgtatacagaatggtgtcatctgactagaggtggatcaaggaatcacccgcagcaagagcgacatcgttgatatatacagagtcggcctgagaattgaaccctgtggtaactccataaagactgccagaggtccggacaacaggccaggttgatgaagacggctgcacagtactgtcttttatcgatggcggaaattatattgtttagtaccttgagcgtggatgaggtgcacctttgaccagctcggaaaccggattgcactgcggagaaggtacggtgggattcgaaatggtcagtgatctgtttgttaacttggctttcgaagactttagaaaaggAAGGACAGGATggatgtaacagtttgggtcaagagtatcaccccctttgaagagggatgACTGtggaagagaggttgaacagactagtaataggggttgcaacaatggcggcagatcattttagaaagagggtccagattgtcttgcccagctgatttgtacgggaacaggatttgcagctctttcagaacatcagctatctggatttgggtgaaggagaagctggggaggcttgggcaagtagctgcgggggatGCGGAGCTgttggttggggtagccaggaggaaagcatggccagccgtagagaaatgcttattgaaattctcgattatcgtggatttatcggtggtgacagtgtttcttagcctcattgcagtgggcagctgggaggaggtgctcttattctcaatggactttacagtgtcacaaaactttttggagttagagctacaggatgcaaatttctgtttaaaaaagctagcctttgctttcctaactgactgtgtgtattggttcctgacttctctaataaagttgcatatcgcggggactatttgaCGCTAGTGCAGTAGGCCACAGGACGTAtttgtgctggtcaagagcagtctggtctggagtgaaccaagggctatatctgttcctagttgtacattttttaaaggggcatgcttatttaaggtgGTGAGGAAATTACAATTAATGAAATTACAATTAATGAACAATCAGGCATCCCCTACTgaagggatgaggtcaatatccttccaggatacccgggccaggtcgattagaaaggcctgcttgcagaagtgaTTTTGTCTACGACAGGCGATGTTCTATGTTCTGATGGCTAGCATCTGATGGAGGTTCTAGCTATAAGGTCTAACAAAAACAGCAGATCCATATCATATTGGGTGAGGCCGGTTtccggaaggtatatttaatttaaaaatgaaaAGGATTGAAATATATTgcaatatatacaaaaaagaTGAAAAAAACTTACCATTTACAACAAACACGTCTTaatgctacgccatcttggattacaAAATGACTCAGTTAAAAACCATTGGATCTAGCAAACTCAAACTATTTAGTATTtctgtgcccatgaaaactgttttcccaGCGTAACATAAGGAGCCACTAAATGATACATAGTTCGAGTGCATTTCAGAATACAAAACAACTGTCTGACAGCAAGATCCCTTATTTAAGTTGAAGTTCATCATATGACAAGAAtaacgttatgactataactactgttccctgaaggagggaaactaggtacaacatactattaaATCCACGCCTCGCTGGAAGCCCCGCCTTCTACAGGTGATGAGTGAGGCTTGGATTTATTCCTTAAAATGTAATGCCGCTCTACATCAACCCAGGAAAGGGTGGGGACGAACAGGTGTTGAACCTCGATTCCCTCCTTCAGGAAAGTGTAATTATAATCAAAGCTACACTCCCTTTCAGTCGGTCAACttcggtacaacatactatggggaaATAAAATCATTCCCCAGCCGACCCAAAAGGATACTAAACGAAACATCCCCTGGCAGACCACCCAGACCTGACCCTACACCTGATTACCCATTTAGAAGTAGGAATAATCTATCTGGCCTGCacacaaatgtaggcctataaatgtgcccatttggggatgtccgatagtatttctgattgtcttaacgcaCCAACACTAATGAGTTGtagagcttctcaaagtaatgcttaattcacctcaaacagcaagtaaacaaagtctaaCCAGAATCAATTGcaaatgacaatagttcctcaaagtaTTTTTGTAAAATATTTCTAGCTCTcgccctttcgataaccactcggcataaaagggaaaaatgtaatgctctgatccagtggaaatgtcataaaaaaCCTGATTTACTTCTTATCCTTTTCACAAATAGCCTACACCTACTGTGTCTGTCCAGAACTCATTGGAGCAGGAAACTGAGGGCCTAGAATATTgtatacaatgttgcaagcttGCTATACGAGTTTCCTGACCCAgttgatagttgatacaatgtttcaagtttgttgtagacaggccatttatcgggatattttctacctgcagaaagcaatgtttttatttgttggctttatgtaggcttttttttttacatagttggcaatggcaataaaagTTACTCTTAGATATCtataattttcatttagataTAGATATTAATCACAGACAATAATTTTGAGatactattataaattaaatgaaactgttccacgaaaacgtgcatatgaaaatcataactggtaCACAGATTGGTAGAAATGGTCAGATACATTTGCACTCCAACTGGAAAAGGTTGCAtactgctggtgtagtctattactAGTCTATCTGTAGTCTATTAGTCTATTACTGCAAACTTCAGGAGCAGAATGGCAGAATTGACAAAGTCCAGCAGCGGAGGGggggctccctccggtcaggttatgttgacgagcggccccctccggtcaggttatgttgacgagcggctccctccggtcaggttgtgttgacgagcggctccctccggtcaggttgtgttgacgagcggctccctccggtcaggttgtgttgacgagcggctctctccggtcaggttgtgttgacgagcggctccctccggtcaggttgtgttgacgagcggccccctccggtcaggttatgttgacgagcggctccctccggtcaggttgtgttgacgagcggctccctccggtcaggttgtgttgacgagcggctccctccggtcaggttgtgttgacgagcggctctctccggtcaggttgtgttgacgagcggctccctccggtcaggttgtgttgacgagcggccccctccggtcaggttatgttgacgagcggctccctccggtcaggttgtgttgacgagcggctccctccggtcaggttgtgttgacgagcggctccctccggtcaggttgtgttgacgagcggctccctccagtcaggttgtgttgacgagcggccccctccggtcaggttgtgttgacgagcggccccctccggtcaggttgtgttgacgagcggctccctccggtcaggttgtgttgacgagcggctccctccggtcaggttgtgttgacgagcggctccctccggtcaggttgtgttgacgagcggctccctccggtcaggttgtgttgacgagcggctccctccggtcaggttgtgttgacgagcggctccctccggtcaggttgtgttgacgagcggctccctccggtcaggttgtgttgacgagcggctccctccggtcaggttgtgttgacgagcggctccctccggtcaggttgtgttgacgagcggctccctccggtcaggttatgttgacgagcggctccctctggtcaggttgtgttgacgagcggatccctccggtcaggttatgttgacgagcggctccctccggtcaggttatgttgacgagcggctccctctagTTATGACGTCGAGTAATTTGTGTGTCTTCATTATTTAATTAAACAGAATGCTtcacttcactagggtaggggacagcattcagaattttggatcAAAAGCGTGCCTAAattaaactacctgctactcaggccgagaagctaggatatgcatataattagtagatttggatagaaaatataaagtttccaaaactgttaaaataatgtctgtgagtataacagaactgatatggcaggcgaaaacctgaggaaaatccatccaggaagtactattattttgaaaggctgtttttccattgaaagcctatccaccatacaaagacttaggacccaggtCACAATCTCTATGGCTTCTTCTACATGTGGTCattctttaggcattgtttcaggcttttactctgaaaaatgagggagatacatatccaccataatttgcaaataaattcataaaaaatcctacagtgtgattttctggattttttttctcattttgtctgtcatagttgaagtgtacctatgatgaaaattacaggcctcatctttttaagtgggagaacttgcacaattggtggctgactaaatacttttttgccccactgtacatcctagaaacctggttaatctatcattatgacatcatggattaattctagaatatactatatatcctagaaaccttTAAACTATCATTATGCCATCAtagatgaattctagaatatactatatatcctagaaacctggttaaactatcattatgacatcatggatgaattctagaatatactatatatcctagaaacctggttaaactatcattatgacatcatggatggctagtccttgtattcatagtgtaTTGAATTCAGGGGGTAGccctgagctgaactcaaacctgggtccagcgactgtcaaatcaacaccttataactgttacgccaagatgtctgaacttattgacgaggtcgctaggtgttgggttaaggtttcTTCAATATcgttctctatgaatttgagagtggttacacttctccttcccccatccctcagctgttaaccaagtctctgggcagccattttgttgctgtttaaaaaaacaacacaaaaccCAGCAATCTGCAGTacaaacaataacaaatctgtcattccaccACTATTTTGGTAATAAAAGATTATGGGGTTGGATaaatgtaactacagacagacctatggatgcaaggactgaccatccatgatatcaacattatagttttaaccatgttgaggcggcagggtagcctagtggttagagcgttggactagtaggttgcaagttcatatccccgagctgacatggtacaaatcaaatcaaatcaattaacccactgttccaagtccgttattgaaaataagaatttgttcttaactgctatacagtgttgatttacattgtttctaaacattatagtaaaaaaagcttatttggggttctgatggggtacaacagttgaactccgctcatgaggcatgtgttatattctttaagaatcaatggctgtaaataaataatttaaaagtcaCAATATGGATGTAGCGATTGCAGATTTCCACCGtaacaccaaacatcagttcaactgcagagtttgtgcctctgttgttaagacagtacttactagtgttaatcagggaaCGGTTTCTAAAAACCATCTTATGGCTAAattcatcgttagaaccattggatgccttaagatgcgtttgggaaaccgggcccagatatccaggttcctcctcttcttcctcctcctttttcgaTGTAAAAGtaatcccctccctctcctctttcacgCCATAAACTGCATCTTCCTCTCCTTTTACTGTGATATCTTCCtcgtctttcactctgaacgcgtcctcctcttctttcacagtaaaggCCCCACTCCCTACTTCTTGATTTACTGTGATATCTTCCtcgtctttcactctgaacgcgtcctcctcttctttcacagtaaaggCCCCACTCTCTACTTCTTGATTTACTGTGATATCCTTCTCttcattagaaggagagtagcttTGTGACcgcatggtcggggatgttacctagctaggctaatgctaacttaaccagcccgctagctgactaataacaacaacaccataaatatgaaattaaatcggataactaactagacgacagaagtaggtttaaaacacagtggctaatatacactaaagcgtctaaagagctttattggttcggctatttgtctagcaagctaccgaggtggctgacgaactgttgttgatgttgaaagaagcgttccgtccactacaTTATACGTCACACCAGCAGCATAACTTTAAATTCCcagaccgccatctgctgactggagtgggtaacgcagttgagtaaaatgtAGATTTTATCTTCGGATAACAAGTTAAAGTgtaggaagcatgagtttttactcaccagtGTAACAATACAGTGTGGTTAAAGACTTAGTAAGCTAGTTGTAGTCACGATGTGGTTACCTATAAGAACAAACAGTTATGGTTTTGCgttattacatatttattaacTTATTTTGTGACTCTTCCAAACTACCCACAATGCAGTATTTCTCAACGTCATATGGATGATCTTCTCTGTGCTACTGAGTTTGTTTGCCAGTGTAACGGTGTAACGAACATGTTTAAAATATTTGTatcctctatttaactaggcaattcatttgagagcagtgccttagaccgctgccccgCTCGTGTGATAAAGGTATGGGATTCTGGGTAATCCACAGCAGATTTATGGAGAACTTGAAAATTGAGTGGTCCTGGGATAGAAAGGTATAAAATTGACATTACATCATAAAATCCACGTTTTAAATCATACATTAGCAATTTATGTTTTAGTAACTACTGTTGTTGGTTTGGTGTCAAGTCAGCCTCTCTTTATATGTTATTTGCCAAATCTCTGTTTTCCATGTGGGTTTTATGCTAAAGATCCCTCTTTCAAGTTGGTATCTAACTGGAAAATGCATCTTCTTTTAGGAGTGCTATTTTTACCCTGTCGACTACTGATCATTCATCCACACTGTGTGTCTCATCAATGCAGGTCATTTATGACAAATGTATAAAGTATATGTTTTATAAACTCATGAACACCAGCCAGTTTATCAGCCCGGTTTTGTTAGTTTAGGTGTATTATACTTCTTCGCCACCAGAGGGGGACTTTGAGTAATATTTCAGGTTAATTTGATAATTTTttgatactaaaatggatgacagTGTATTCTGATGTAGTGAATATGAGACACAtggaaataatgtatttatttttattatagtaAATGAGGAATTAGTAGGaattgttaaatccactataCGATCACAACAACTTTGATAGACATTtcaa includes:
- the LOC139394403 gene encoding zinc finger protein ZFP2-like, translated to MRSQSYSPSNEEKDITVNQEVESGAFTVKEEEDAFRVKDEEDITVNQEVGSGAFTVKEEEDAFRVKDEEDITVKGEEDAVYGVKEEREGITFTSKKEEEEEEEPGYLGPVSQTHLKASNGSNDEFSHKMVFRNRSLINTREIRDYRGSSGEPQQPHDAEEGEKGLSRSELLNHQRIHTGEKSYSCGQCWRSFTTLISLKVHQRTHTREKRYSCDHCGQSFVYACHLTQHQRTHTGEKPYSCNQCGKRFASSGNLTQHQRTHTGEKSYSCDQCGKRFTSSGDLTVHKRIHTGEKPYSCDQCGKRFATSGNLTLHQRTHTGEKPYSCGQCGRSFSRSEVLTVHKRTHAGEKPYSCDQCGKSFTTSGILTVHKRTHAGEKPYSCDQCGKSFTSSGSLTLHQRTHTGEKPYSCGQCGSSFSRSGVLTMHKRIHTGEKPYSCDQCGKSFVQTCHLTQHQRTHTGEKPYSCGQCGRSFRKFLKIQPKQSPKSHGDVLEGVDVLPIKGQRDFSRCAKPRESLRYLAEETLSMYLPRKALTSSSFTCGLYMFTVTTLKLFFARLVTA